The DNA region acacGATCTGATAACAAGAGAGAACAATATTCTCAGGTAAATTTGGTGTTCACATGAAAGGTCAATGTACATATTGCTTTCTATTATAGTGTCACTGGTTTAGTATTTGTCAAACActgttgtgtttcttgtttttcatTATCTGCTCTTCACTAGATCTACAAGTTCATCTGAGGGATCTGTCTTAATCAAGATGCTGCTGATCATTGAAGCTCTTCTTCTCATTTCAGCTGCTCTAGGAAAAGTAAGATTGTGTTCTAGTATGAATATTACAGACATGAATGCTTATGATTGATCATTATGATCCCTGTTACTGCAGGATCACAGAGCTGCTGTTAAAGGGAAGATATTTCCTCTGGATATGGCACTGGATTCAGTTGATGACCTTTATTATGGCTGTAAAGAGAAAATGGCAAAGCAGGTGGACAAAGAATATCTGAAGAAGGAACTCAGAAATTCAGTTGATTTTGAAAAGGTTTGGGAAATTGGTAAAAACAAAGTctccaaaaaaaactttttagacaaattaaaaacaaaacataaaattgcTATCTATGCGTACACTTACATCCAGACTGACCCAAATTTAAATATATCTGATAAGTTCAATAATGACACCCGTGATGGCAAACAAAACTACACAGTCATGAAATACGAATGGTATTCACTTCACTTTCTATTAACAGAAGCACTGCATATTCTGAAGAAAACACAAAATAGATGCTTTGATACTTTTCGCGGTACAAAGCTTACATTTGAGAATGATGTTCTGAACAAAGAGGTTCGTTTTGGCTCATTTACATCCTCCACTCTTGATCGTAGTATAGCAGAAAGTTTTGGAACTGTATCTTGTTTTGAAATCCACACTTGTGAAGGagctaatattacaaaatattctaTGCTTCGTCATGAGAAAGAGGTGTTGATTCCTCCGTATGAGAAGTTCATTGTTACTGATATCAGGACAGGAACATATCAGAAACATCGCGGGTGTAAGACTGTGATTGTGTTGAACAGCACTGGAATACGAAGTGACCTGAACTGTGCTCTTTTCAACCAACCAAAACCATAGCAAAATACTGAGGTGTGTGCAAAACAAAAGGCcttgaatttacattatatattcatGTACATtagttcatgaaaaaaataaaaaataaaatctgacacTGTTTACTTTGAAAGATTTTGGAAAAGTAAGTTCTGCATCCAACAATGGAAAACAAGCCACTTTTTTGAATGTTGCAATCATTGAATTTGACTGATTGTATTAAAAATAGAGTGCTTAAGGTCCATGTAACGCTTCACAATTCAATTTTCAGACCATATGGATcaaatgaaaaaatttaaaatgaaaccaaacattattttttttttccagttacttcaaaaataaattattcccattttttctattttactttTGCTAAATTGTGACATCAGAAATCATTCGAGACGTCATTcgagtaaataaaatgtacaaattttctatttttccatttttccagACCATATGGagcaaatgcaaaaaataaaaaaatgaaaccaaacattaAATGACAATTGCAATTTTCTTAaatgttttcaattttacttttgttaaattgtgacttcagaaatgatcatttgaataaattaaatctaaacaattttctatttttccattttttaatCTTACAATTTGTGCTGTGGGCTGTACCATTATTGCAGGGGTGTGACGCAGACTGTTTCACTTAACATGTCTTAATGTATCCTACTAAAACAGTTACACTGGAGgacactattaattaataataaacatatagGCTGCTATTTACAGACAAACAGAATAGGCCAGAATATGAAAGTAAATTGTGCTAAATTGGCGTTAAGTGTTTTGTGCCCCACTGAAAACCTAAAGAAAATACGTGGCTCAATGGATGATGACAATGGTATAAATTTAAAAGCCCaaactctgtatatttattaatataatgtattaataaagtatatgttAGGTACAGGAAGGCAGATGAGAATATGAACTCTACACGCTAAACCGATATCCTCCATAGGCTTAATGGAAGAAGACTGTGTAAAAGTATGGCCAAATTCGGTATACACCTTATTAATGTTGCCTACTAGGAAGCAGATGTGACCGGAATATGAACATGAAGTCTCaagttaagcgttttcctccctaTGAAAACCCATAGGCCTATTTGAAAATGCTTAATATGGCTTAATGCATTAagacagtaattaaaaaagcctACTATTTACACACAAGCAGAAGAGTCCAGAATATGAACACAACGCGCAAGTTTAACTTGAGGCGATTTCATTCCATAGAAAACTATCTACCATACACACACGACCACCgggggacattctaaaacgcttaacgtagcttaatgcattaacaatgtgtttttaaagtaccaaatttaatacattattaataaatcCTATAATGTACAGACAAGAAGGTGAGTCCAGAATTAGAACGCAACATGTTTAATTgcacattaagcgttttcctcccaaGGAAAACATTTAACGTggcttaatacattaaaaactgttattaaaTGATCAAACTCAATAAACATTATCAACATAGGCTAGATTAATTCATAAACACCAGGCACAAAAATCTGTAATCATATATCTCAGGGTaatgttaaaactgttaaagctatTGAGAACATTAAAGCCTACAGTAATTTACTATGCTTCGCTCAGCTGTCACTTTCCAAGACCACGGCTGTTGCTGACTAGCTGCCAAAGACATGGGGGACTTTGAAAGTGGCAGTTGCATCAGTTGCCGCCGAGTTACAAAATTAGTAGTAATGTTGTagaagaatgagctttattgccaggtatgtttacacatatgaggaatttgttttcgtgatagaagctccgcagtacaaaaga from Carassius carassius chromosome 1, fCarCar2.1, whole genome shotgun sequence includes:
- the LOC132126322 gene encoding NAD(P)(+)--arginine ADP-ribosyltransferase 2-like; translation: MLLIIEALLLISAALGKDHRAAVKGKIFPLDMALDSVDDLYYGCKEKMAKQVDKEYLKKELRNSVDFEKVWEIGKNKVSKKNFLDKLKTKHKIAIYAYTYIQTDPNLNISDKFNNDTRDGKQNYTVMKYEWYSLHFLLTEALHILKKTQNRCFDTFRGTKLTFENDVLNKEVRFGSFTSSTLDRSIAESFGTVSCFEIHTCEGANITKYSMLRHEKEVLIPPYEKFIVTDIRTGTYQKHRGCKTVIVLNSTGIRSDLNCALFNQPKP